Proteins found in one Streptococcus iniae genomic segment:
- a CDS encoding glucosaminidase domain-containing protein yields the protein MRNRLKFQVFLVIFAAFLFCVIIPMIFQSKTPEAKQVVASPYTTEEFIKVISRDIKPQAEAYGIRPSLLIGQALLESQNGTSLLSHKYRNLFALQARTGQESVLLVTSHPLVNAEANSKVRFARYKDWQTSIEDYLRRLKSGQVWDKELYRKLATQKGYKEPAKTLGEYIYPYDSNYSNKLIKIIEDQELTQYD from the coding sequence ATGAGAAATAGACTGAAATTCCAAGTGTTTTTGGTGATATTTGCAGCCTTTCTATTTTGTGTGATTATTCCGATGATTTTCCAATCAAAAACACCAGAGGCAAAACAAGTCGTTGCAAGTCCTTATACAACAGAAGAATTTATAAAGGTTATTAGTCGAGACATTAAACCACAAGCAGAAGCTTATGGCATTCGACCATCCCTTCTTATTGGACAAGCCCTTTTAGAGAGCCAAAATGGAACAAGCCTTTTATCTCACAAATACCGCAACCTTTTTGCTTTACAGGCAAGGACTGGTCAAGAATCAGTGCTCTTGGTAACAAGTCATCCTCTTGTTAATGCTGAAGCAAACAGTAAGGTTCGATTTGCTAGGTATAAAGATTGGCAAACATCCATTGAAGATTATTTAAGACGTTTAAAATCTGGTCAGGTTTGGGATAAGGAGCTTTATCGTAAACTTGCTACTCAAAAAGGTTATAAGGAACCTGCTAAAACCTTAGGTGAATACATTTATCCTTATGATAGCAACTATTCAAATAAGTTGATAAAAATCATTGAAGATCAGGAATTAACGCAATACGATTAA
- a CDS encoding M15 family metallopeptidase produces the protein MKNNNVLGFLLKGLIVILFISCLYMFIKEDSTQTVHNQQSKQVVKSSQKKNKGAHLPKVSATDWQLTLINRENMKEELNPVVVEINGIFIDERIADATAEFLAAAQAIDPQEHLISGYRSVETQTQLYQSYIEQEMASDPSLTPEAAEKRVQAYSQPPKASEHNTGLAIDMGTSDYLNQSYPDSVKQIEKIAPDYGFVLRFQEDKKHSTGVGYEDWHYRYVGKESAKYMTKHNLSLEEYIALLKEKK, from the coding sequence ATGAAAAATAATAACGTCTTAGGATTTCTTTTAAAGGGATTAATTGTTATTCTTTTCATTTCTTGTTTGTATATGTTTATTAAAGAAGACAGCACTCAAACCGTTCACAATCAACAAAGCAAACAAGTTGTAAAAAGCAGTCAGAAAAAAAATAAAGGTGCTCATTTGCCTAAGGTGTCTGCTACAGATTGGCAATTAACCTTGATTAATAGAGAAAATATGAAAGAGGAACTTAATCCTGTAGTGGTTGAGATAAATGGTATTTTTATTGATGAACGTATCGCAGATGCAACTGCGGAGTTTTTAGCTGCTGCACAAGCAATTGACCCTCAAGAACATTTAATCTCAGGTTATCGTAGTGTTGAAACACAAACGCAACTTTATCAGTCATATATTGAGCAGGAAATGGCTAGTGATCCAAGTTTAACCCCAGAAGCTGCAGAAAAACGTGTGCAAGCCTATTCACAACCTCCTAAAGCCAGTGAACATAATACAGGTTTGGCAATAGATATGGGAACATCGGATTACCTTAACCAAAGTTATCCAGATAGTGTTAAGCAAATTGAAAAAATTGCTCCTGACTATGGTTTTGTTTTACGTTTCCAAGAAGATAAAAAACACAGCACGGGTGTTGGCTATGAAGATTGGCATTACCGTTATGTTGGTAAGGAATCCGCGAAATATATGACAAAACATAATCTGTCATTAGAGGAATATATTGCATTATTGAAGGAGAAGAAATGA
- a CDS encoding histidine phosphatase family protein — protein sequence MTKTKLYIARHGKTMFNTIGRAQGWSDTPLTKLGEEGIRELGLGLKEAAIPFKAAFSSDSGRTMLTMEIILRESENEFLPYTRDKRIREWCFGSLDGAYDSELFLGVLPRTKAFEGKENMKDVTYPELAQSIVEVDTANWAEPWEVLSKRIYDGFEAMALAIENAGGGNAIVVSHGMTIGTFMWLIDPNREKQYIDNGSISVVTYENGQFAIETVGDMTYRHCGRQIIEKMSHEK from the coding sequence ATGACTAAAACAAAACTATACATTGCTCGTCATGGCAAAACAATGTTTAATACTATTGGACGTGCTCAAGGCTGGAGTGACACCCCTTTAACAAAGTTGGGGGAAGAAGGTATTCGTGAACTTGGTTTAGGTTTAAAAGAAGCTGCAATCCCTTTTAAAGCAGCCTTTTCGAGCGATTCTGGCAGAACCATGTTAACCATGGAAATTATTCTAAGAGAGTCTGAAAATGAATTTCTTCCCTATACAAGGGATAAACGAATTCGAGAGTGGTGTTTTGGCAGTTTAGATGGGGCCTATGATTCAGAACTTTTCCTAGGAGTATTGCCAAGAACTAAGGCATTTGAGGGGAAAGAGAACATGAAAGATGTGACCTATCCAGAATTAGCTCAAAGTATTGTTGAAGTTGATACTGCCAATTGGGCGGAACCATGGGAAGTCTTGAGTAAACGGATTTATGATGGTTTTGAAGCTATGGCATTGGCTATTGAAAATGCTGGCGGAGGAAATGCCATTGTTGTCAGTCACGGCATGACCATTGGAACCTTTATGTGGTTAATTGATCCAAACCGTGAAAAACAATACATTGATAATGGTAGTATTTCAGTTGTGACCTATGAAAATGGTCAATTTGCTATTGAGACAGTGGGTGATATGACTTACCGTCATTGTGGGCGTCAGATAATAGAAAAGATGTCACATGAAAAATAA
- a CDS encoding PFL family protein, whose translation MDIRQVRETIEMIEEQHFDIRTITMGISLLDCIDSDINRAAEKIYQKIVSKAGNLVAVGDEIASELGIPIVNKRVSVTPIALIGAATDANDYLPLAKALDKAAYDIGVDFIGGFSALVQKGYQKGDEILINSIPRALAETDKVCSSVNIGSTKSGINMTAVADMGRIIKETAQLSDLGAAKLVVFANAVEDNPFMAGAFHGVGEADVVINVGVSGPGVVKRALEKVRGESFDVLAETVKKTAFKITRIGQLVGQMASERLGVKFGIVDLSLAPTPAVGDSVARVLEEMGLEMVGTHGTTAALALLNDAVKKGGVMACNQVGGLSGAFIPVSEDEGMIAAVQNGSLNLEKLEAMTAICSVGLDMIAIPEETPYETIAAMIADEAAIGVINQKTTAVRIIPKGKVGDMIAFGGLLGTAPVVAVNPNSSASFIARGGQIPAPIHSFKN comes from the coding sequence ATGGATATTAGACAAGTTCGCGAAACGATTGAAATGATTGAAGAACAACATTTTGATATTCGCACTATTACCATGGGGATTTCCCTTTTGGATTGTATTGACTCAGATATTAACCGAGCAGCGGAAAAAATCTATCAAAAAATTGTTTCAAAAGCGGGCAACTTAGTTGCAGTTGGTGATGAGATTGCGTCTGAATTGGGTATACCCATCGTTAATAAACGAGTTTCGGTAACTCCTATTGCTTTAATTGGTGCAGCGACGGATGCAAATGATTATTTGCCTTTGGCCAAGGCTCTTGATAAAGCAGCTTATGACATTGGTGTTGATTTTATTGGTGGTTTTTCGGCACTCGTGCAAAAAGGCTATCAAAAAGGTGATGAAATACTCATCAATTCTATTCCTCGTGCCCTTGCTGAAACAGATAAAGTGTGTTCGTCAGTTAATATTGGTTCAACCAAGTCAGGTATTAATATGACAGCTGTTGCAGATATGGGTCGAATTATCAAAGAAACAGCACAACTGTCAGACTTAGGTGCAGCCAAATTAGTTGTTTTTGCGAATGCTGTTGAGGACAATCCTTTTATGGCTGGTGCCTTTCACGGTGTTGGTGAAGCAGATGTGGTGATCAATGTTGGAGTCTCTGGACCTGGTGTGGTTAAGCGTGCTCTTGAGAAAGTTCGAGGAGAAAGCTTTGATGTTTTAGCAGAGACGGTTAAGAAAACAGCCTTTAAAATCACACGTATTGGTCAACTGGTTGGGCAAATGGCAAGTGAACGTCTAGGTGTTAAATTTGGTATTGTGGACTTATCGCTAGCGCCTACACCGGCAGTTGGAGACTCGGTTGCGCGTGTTCTGGAGGAAATGGGACTTGAAATGGTTGGCACTCATGGAACAACTGCAGCACTGGCATTGTTGAATGATGCTGTTAAAAAAGGTGGCGTAATGGCCTGTAACCAGGTTGGCGGCCTATCAGGAGCATTTATTCCAGTTTCAGAAGATGAAGGCATGATTGCTGCGGTGCAAAATGGATCGCTTAATCTAGAAAAATTAGAAGCCATGACTGCTATTTGTTCAGTAGGACTAGACATGATTGCCATCCCAGAAGAAACCCCTTATGAAACGATTGCAGCCATGATTGCTGATGAAGCAGCTATTGGTGTCATTAATCAAAAGACAACAGCGGTTCGGATTATTCCTAAAGGGAAAGTTGGTGATATGATTGCCTTTGGTGGTTTACTTGGGACAGCTCCTGTCGTGGCAGTTAATCCTAATTCCTCTGCCAGCTTTATTGCTAGAGGCGGCCAAATTCCAGCCCCTATACATAGTTTTAAAAACTAG
- a CDS encoding ACT domain-containing protein, producing MKAIITVVGKDSKGIVAGVSGKIAELGLNIDDISQTVLDDYFTMMTVVSSEDKKDFTVLRQELDVFGEKRGIKINIQSTAIFDAMHNL from the coding sequence ATGAAAGCCATTATCACAGTTGTTGGGAAAGATAGTAAAGGTATTGTTGCAGGTGTTTCAGGTAAGATTGCAGAACTTGGATTGAATATTGATGATATTTCTCAAACCGTTCTTGATGACTATTTTACCATGATGACTGTGGTGTCAAGTGAGGATAAGAAAGATTTTACTGTTTTGCGACAAGAGCTTGACGTTTTTGGGGAAAAACGAGGCATTAAGATTAATATTCAAAGCACCGCTATTTTTGATGCTATGCATAACTTATAA
- a CDS encoding GlsB/YeaQ/YmgE family stress response membrane protein, translating to MIGSIIVGAIIGMIAGKITEKGGQMGCFTNIAAGLIGSSVGQALFGHWGIHLAGMAIFPSILGAVIVIAVVSYFLGK from the coding sequence ATGATTGGATCGATTATTGTTGGAGCTATTATTGGAATGATAGCAGGAAAAATCACCGAAAAAGGTGGGCAAATGGGTTGCTTTACTAATATTGCAGCAGGTTTAATAGGTTCTTCCGTTGGTCAAGCCTTGTTTGGTCATTGGGGAATTCATTTGGCAGGCATGGCCATTTTCCCATCAATCTTAGGAGCAGTGATTGTCATTGCAGTTGTTTCTTATTTTTTAGGAAAATAA
- a CDS encoding DMT family transporter encodes MTGKKGSIMVLIAGIAWGISGVSGQYLMAQGIDVNLLTSLRLLISGIVLCGFAYFKQRSKMKKVLTQKKILCHIMLFSVLGLLLNQYTYLNAIKYTNAGTATVLQYLSPVLILIFVTSKEKRWPSVAEAVAIVLAILGTVIIASHGRWDQLAVTPLGLFWGLTSAVTYAIYIILPARLIEEWGSLVVIGLAMLFAGGSFSLVTRPWNASLVLTFPILMALFGLIAIGSIFAYTVFLKGASLVGPVKGSLLASIEPVASVVFALVLLGDVFYPIDLLGMLLIMLAVFLISVRDLILLRREKAFNAKT; translated from the coding sequence ATGACAGGTAAAAAAGGCAGTATCATGGTTTTAATTGCAGGAATTGCTTGGGGGATTTCAGGGGTTTCTGGTCAGTATTTAATGGCGCAAGGCATTGATGTTAACTTGCTGACGTCGCTTCGCTTGCTTATTTCAGGAATTGTCCTTTGTGGCTTTGCCTATTTTAAACAAAGGAGCAAAATGAAAAAAGTCTTAACTCAAAAGAAAATATTATGTCATATTATGCTTTTTAGTGTTTTAGGGCTTTTGCTGAATCAATATACATACCTGAATGCTATTAAATATACTAACGCGGGAACAGCAACTGTTTTGCAATATTTATCACCAGTCTTGATTCTGATTTTTGTCACTTCAAAGGAAAAAAGATGGCCTAGTGTTGCTGAAGCTGTTGCAATCGTATTAGCAATTTTAGGCACTGTTATCATTGCTAGTCATGGGCGATGGGATCAATTGGCAGTGACACCTCTTGGGCTTTTTTGGGGACTAACATCTGCTGTCACTTATGCCATTTACATTATTTTGCCAGCTCGCTTGATTGAGGAGTGGGGCAGTTTAGTTGTGATTGGTCTTGCCATGTTATTTGCTGGAGGTTCGTTTTCACTGGTGACTCGGCCTTGGAATGCTTCACTCGTTTTAACTTTTCCGATTTTGATGGCTTTATTTGGTTTGATTGCCATTGGTAGCATTTTTGCTTATACTGTTTTTTTGAAAGGGGCTAGTCTTGTTGGTCCTGTTAAAGGAAGTTTGTTGGCTTCGATAGAACCGGTTGCTTCTGTTGTTTTTGCCCTTGTTTTATTAGGGGATGTTTTTTACCCTATTGATCTTTTGGGAATGCTTTTGATTATGCTTGCGGTCTTTTTGATTTCGGTGCGTGACCTTATCTTATTAAGGCGTGAAAAAGCCTTTAATGCAAAAACATAG
- the gatB gene encoding Asp-tRNA(Asn)/Glu-tRNA(Gln) amidotransferase subunit GatB, translated as MNFETIIGLEVHVELNTNSKIFSPSPAHFGQEANASTNIIDWSFPGVLPVINKGVIDSGIKAALALNMSIHKEMHFDRKNYFYPDNPKAYQISQFDEPIGYDGWIDITLEDGSKKKIRIERAHLEEDAGKNTHGTDGYSYVDLNRQGVPLIEIVSEADMRSPEEAYAYLTALKEIIQYTGISDVKMEEGSMRVDANISLRPYGQEEFGTKTELKNLNSFSNVRKGLEFEVERQAKVLRSGGIIRQETRRYDEANKGTILMRVKEGAADYRYFPEPDLPLYDIDDAWIEEMRTELPKFPAERRETYVETLGLSDYDANQLTATKALSDFFEKTVDLGGDPKQVSNWLQGEVAQFLNAENKTIEAIQLTPENLVEMIAIIEDGTISSKIAKKVFVHLAKNGGSARDYVEKAGLVQISDPEVLIPIIHQVFADNEAAVADFTSGKRNADKAFTGFLMKATKGQANPQVAQQLLAQELQKLLD; from the coding sequence ATGAATTTTGAAACAATTATTGGTCTTGAAGTCCATGTGGAATTAAACACTAATTCTAAAATTTTCTCACCTTCACCAGCACACTTTGGTCAAGAAGCTAATGCTAGTACCAATATTATTGATTGGTCATTTCCTGGTGTTCTTCCTGTCATTAACAAGGGAGTTATTGATTCAGGGATTAAAGCAGCACTTGCTTTAAATATGTCTATTCATAAAGAAATGCACTTTGACCGTAAGAATTATTTCTACCCTGATAACCCTAAGGCTTACCAAATTTCACAGTTTGATGAACCTATCGGTTATGATGGCTGGATTGACATTACCTTAGAAGATGGCAGTAAGAAGAAAATCCGTATCGAGCGTGCGCATTTGGAAGAAGATGCAGGTAAAAATACACATGGGACAGACGGCTACTCATACGTTGATTTAAACCGTCAAGGTGTTCCATTGATTGAGATTGTTTCTGAAGCAGACATGCGTTCTCCTGAGGAAGCTTATGCTTACTTAACAGCCTTGAAAGAAATCATCCAATATACAGGTATTTCTGATGTTAAGATGGAAGAAGGCTCAATGCGTGTGGATGCCAATATCTCACTTCGCCCATATGGTCAAGAGGAATTTGGAACCAAAACGGAATTGAAAAATCTGAACTCTTTTAGTAATGTACGTAAGGGACTTGAATTTGAAGTTGAACGTCAAGCTAAAGTGCTTCGTTCTGGTGGTATTATCCGTCAAGAAACAAGACGTTACGACGAAGCTAATAAAGGGACGATTTTAATGCGTGTAAAAGAAGGCGCTGCTGACTACCGTTATTTCCCAGAACCAGACCTTCCTTTGTATGACATTGATGACGCATGGATTGAAGAAATGCGTACAGAATTGCCAAAATTCCCAGCAGAGCGTCGTGAAACATATGTTGAGACTCTTGGTCTTTCTGACTATGATGCCAACCAATTAACGGCTACCAAAGCCTTATCAGATTTCTTTGAGAAAACTGTAGATTTAGGAGGAGATCCTAAACAAGTCTCTAACTGGTTGCAAGGTGAAGTGGCCCAATTCTTAAATGCAGAAAATAAAACCATTGAAGCTATTCAATTAACACCAGAAAACTTAGTTGAAATGATTGCCATTATCGAAGATGGAACAATTTCTTCTAAGATTGCTAAGAAAGTCTTTGTTCACTTGGCTAAAAATGGTGGTTCAGCTAGAGACTATGTGGAAAAAGCAGGTTTGGTTCAAATTTCTGATCCAGAGGTTTTGATTCCAATTATTCATCAAGTTTTCGCAGATAATGAGGCAGCTGTTGCTGACTTTACATCTGGTAAACGTAATGCGGACAAAGCCTTTACAGGATTCTTAATGAAAGCAACCAAAGGCCAAGCCAACCCACAAGTTGCACAACAATTATTGGCTCAAGAATTGCAAAAACTCTTGGACTGA
- the gatA gene encoding Asp-tRNA(Asn)/Glu-tRNA(Gln) amidotransferase subunit GatA, protein MSFNHNTIEELHELLVNKEVSARELTQATLEDIKSREDVVDSFITVAEEKALQQADAIDQKGIDADNLMAGIPFAVKDNISTNGILTTAASKILYNYEPVFDATAVANAYAKDMIVIGKTNMDEFAMGGSTETSYFKKTKNAWDNSKVPGGSSGGSATAVASGQVRLSLGSDTGGSIRQPAAFNGVVGFKPTYGAISRFGLIAFGSSLDQIGPFSQTVKENAQFLNVLASADEKDSTSAPVQIADYSSKIGQEIKGMKIALPKEYLGEGIDPKIKENILEAAKQFEKLGAIVEEVSLPHSKYGVAVYYIIASSEASSNLQRFDGIRYGFRAEDATSLEDIYVKTRSQGFGDEVKRRIMLGTFSLSSGYYDAYFKKAGKVRTLIIQDFEKVFADYDLILGPTTPTPAFGLDTLNHDPVAMYLADLLTIPVNLAGLPGISIPSGFVDGLPVGLQLIGPKYSEETVYQAAAAFETSTDYHKQQPVIFGGAN, encoded by the coding sequence ATGTCATTTAATCATAATACCATTGAAGAATTGCATGAACTCCTTGTTAATAAAGAAGTTTCTGCAAGAGAATTGACGCAAGCCACTTTAGAAGACATCAAGTCCCGTGAAGATGTGGTCGATTCTTTTATCACAGTTGCAGAAGAAAAAGCTTTACAACAAGCAGATGCCATTGATCAAAAAGGGATTGACGCAGATAACCTTATGGCAGGTATTCCATTTGCTGTTAAAGATAACATTTCAACAAATGGCATTTTAACCACGGCAGCATCGAAAATACTGTATAATTATGAACCTGTTTTTGATGCCACAGCAGTAGCCAATGCCTATGCCAAGGACATGATTGTTATTGGTAAAACCAATATGGATGAATTTGCCATGGGTGGCTCAACAGAGACATCTTATTTCAAAAAAACCAAAAACGCCTGGGATAACAGTAAGGTTCCTGGTGGTTCATCAGGTGGTTCAGCAACAGCAGTAGCTTCTGGACAAGTGCGTTTATCACTTGGGTCTGATACGGGTGGGTCAATCCGCCAACCAGCTGCTTTTAATGGGGTTGTTGGTTTCAAACCTACTTATGGAGCTATTTCGCGATTTGGTTTGATTGCTTTTGGAAGTTCCCTTGACCAAATTGGACCATTCTCACAGACTGTTAAAGAAAATGCACAATTTTTAAACGTGCTTGCCAGTGCTGATGAGAAAGATTCTACATCTGCCCCTGTGCAAATTGCTGATTATAGCTCAAAAATTGGCCAAGAGATTAAAGGGATGAAAATTGCCTTACCTAAAGAATATTTAGGTGAAGGAATTGATCCTAAAATCAAAGAAAATATCCTTGAAGCAGCAAAACAATTTGAAAAATTAGGTGCTATTGTTGAAGAAGTGTCACTGCCTCATAGTAAGTATGGTGTAGCTGTTTACTATATTATTGCTTCTTCAGAAGCATCTTCAAACTTGCAACGCTTTGATGGTATTCGTTATGGTTTCCGAGCAGAGGATGCAACTAGCTTAGAAGATATTTATGTCAAAACCCGTAGTCAAGGTTTTGGTGATGAAGTCAAACGTCGTATCATGCTAGGGACATTTAGTCTATCATCAGGTTATTATGATGCTTACTTCAAAAAAGCTGGTAAAGTAAGAACCTTAATCATTCAAGATTTTGAGAAGGTTTTTGCAGACTATGACTTGATTTTAGGTCCAACAACACCAACTCCAGCCTTTGGTTTAGATACTTTAAATCATGATCCTGTGGCCATGTATTTGGCTGACCTTTTAACTATTCCAGTTAACTTAGCGGGTCTTCCAGGGATTTCGATTCCTTCAGGTTTTGTTGATGGTTTACCAGTAGGCTTGCAATTGATTGGTCCAAAATACAGTGAAGAAACGGTTTATCAAGCTGCAGCAGCTTTTGAAACTAGCACTGATTACCACAAGCAACAACCCGTGATTTTTGGAGGTGCAAACTAA
- the gatC gene encoding Asp-tRNA(Asn)/Glu-tRNA(Gln) amidotransferase subunit GatC, whose amino-acid sequence MKISEEEVRHVATLSKLSFSDSETKAFATDLTKIVEMVELLNEVDTEGVAITTTMADRKNVMRKDQAQAGTDRALLFKNVPEKENNFIKVPAILEDGGDA is encoded by the coding sequence ATGAAAATTTCTGAAGAAGAAGTGCGCCATGTAGCCACATTATCCAAGTTATCATTTTCAGATAGTGAAACCAAAGCATTTGCAACAGACTTGACCAAAATTGTTGAGATGGTTGAACTTTTAAATGAGGTTGACACTGAAGGTGTTGCAATCACAACAACTATGGCAGACCGTAAAAACGTTATGCGTAAAGACCAGGCACAAGCTGGAACAGATAGAGCATTATTATTTAAAAATGTCCCTGAAAAAGAAAATAACTTTATCAAAGTACCAGCTATTTTGGAAGATGGAGGAGATGCCTAA